One window of the Lytechinus variegatus isolate NC3 chromosome 3, Lvar_3.0, whole genome shotgun sequence genome contains the following:
- the LOC121409939 gene encoding uncharacterized protein LOC121409939, whose translation MLASSPCILRSLQQKSSLNPVMSQVLIAVSLCCLYYQGSAHQLQEYSHSPTYDFLQYIAKTIDNKFHGNVVSTEGRTGDLETPYQSTEDHDIDKRQYEMLSDPCAEVVRHERLFNLQNKKGEPREFAPDFRVDIYTCRNSGSTCAGLQAPPAVREIRKTVCKERMGWILARVWNPNDKSTAFTYEMVGPVPRGCFCGIRIA comes from the exons ATGCTCGCAAGCTCTCCGTGCATTTTAAGATCACTTCAACAAAAGTCATCTCTTAATCCTGTCATGTCTCAAGTTTTAATTGCAGTTTCACTATGCTGTTTATACTATCAAG GTTCTGCTCACCAACTTCAGGAGTATTCACATTCTCCAACATACGACTTTTTACAG TATATTGCTAAGACGATTGATAATAAGTTTCATGGTAATGTAGTATCAACTGAAGGCAGAACAGGTGATTTGGAGACACCATACCAATCAACAGAGGACCATGACATTGACAAAAGACAA TATGAGATGCTGTCTGATCCATGTGCTGAGGTCGTAAGACATGAACGATTATTCAACCTCCAGAACAAGAAAGGAGAACCTCGAGAGTTTGCTCCTGATTTCAGAGTTGACATCTACACATGTCGAAATTCAGGCTCCACATGCGCTGGTCTGCAAG CCCCACCTGCTGTGCGGGAAATCCGGAAGACTGTTTGCAAGGAGCGGATGGGCTGGATCCTGGCCCGAGTCTGGAACCCTAATGACAAGAGCACTGCTTTCACCTACGAGATGGTAGGCCCAGTACCACGAGGCTGCTTCTGTGGCATCAGAATAGCTTAG